The Coffea arabica cultivar ET-39 chromosome 4e, Coffea Arabica ET-39 HiFi, whole genome shotgun sequence genome includes a window with the following:
- the LOC140003933 gene encoding uncharacterized protein isoform X3 — MVITMGEKEMKKLRCIPTLIAVWTMHRCCCIYDVVRYRLHRMRKKLKDELDNKNTVQEYVCPNCGKRYNALDALRLVSMLDEYFHCEICNGELVAESEKLTAQEMGDGDDNARRRRRDKLEDMLKKMETQLKPLMDQLNRVKDLPVPEFGNLQAWEARASAAARAANGDLNGNDPSKSGQGLGFGGTPMPFLGDTKVEVDFSGTEEKGENIKTESASKPMKVLPPWMIKQGMILTKEQRGEVKEEAKMDGSSAPAGSSDEKKSAAETDVKNIQDEYFKAYYAALLQRQHEQEAALREQGLPNSSISNGAADTSFERQVGMKSKRDDQDDGDDVEWEEAAPADLIKLFNGKRTQVFLCEIILYQKKSCKGFHILLFLAISSPF, encoded by the exons ATGGTCATCACAATGGGAGAGAAGGAGATGAAAAAATTAAGATGCATACCCACTCTTATTGCTGTCTGGACTATGCACAGGTGCTGTTGT ATATACGATGTTGTGAGGTACAGGTTACACCGCATGAGGAAAAAGTTAAAGGATGAGCTAGATAACAAGAATACTGTTCAGGAATACGTGTGTCCGAACTGTGGAAAAAG ATATAATGCTTTGGATGCCCTGCGGCTGGTTTCTATGCTTGATGAGTATTTCCACTGTGAAATTTGCAATGGAGAACTTGTGGCAGAGAGTGAAAAGTTAACTGCTCAAGAGATGGGAGATGGAGACGACAATGCAAGAAGGCGGCGACGTGATAAACTAGAGGACATGCTCAAAAAGATGGAG ACACAGCTGAAGCCATTGATGGATCAACTCAATAGAGTAAAAGATTTGCCAGTTCCTGAATTTGGTAATCTCCAAGCATGGGAAGCTCGAGCAAGTGCTGCTGCTCGGGCAGCAAATGGAGATCTTAATGGAAATGATCCCTCTAAATCTGGACAGGGACTTGGGTTTGGAGGAACGCCTATGCCATTTTTGGGTGACACAAAG GTTGAAGTTGATTTCTCTGGTActgaagaaaaaggagagaataTTAAAACTGAGAGTGCAAGTAAACCTATGAAAGTTTTGCCCCCATGGATGATTAAGCAAGGCATGATCCTTACAAAGGAGCAAAGAGGCGAGGTCAAGGAGGAGGCTAAGATGGATGGTTCTTCAGCACCTGCTGGATCATCTGATGAGAAGAAATCTGCAGCTGAAACAGACGTGAAGAATATACAg GACGAGTATTTCAAAGCATATTATGCTGCTTTACTCCAGCGTCAACATGAACAAGAAGCTGCCCTCAGGGAACAGGGATTGCCAAATTCTAGTATTTCCAATGGTGCTGCTGATACATCATTTGAAAGACAAGTTGGAATGAAATCTAAGCGTGATGATCAAGATGATGGAGACGACGTTGAATGGGAGGAGGCAGCTCCTGCAG ATCTGATTAAGTTATTCAATGGGAAGAGAACACAAGTCTTCCTGTGTGAGATTATTTTGTACCAGAAAAAGTCGTGCAAAGGCTTTCATATCCTGCTCTTTTTAGCCATTTCCTCTCCTTTCTAA
- the LOC140003933 gene encoding uncharacterized protein isoform X2, producing the protein MSVEPFNRLVKLAARAFYDDITTKGDNQPKTGRSDNRGIAVVVLDALTRRQWVREEDLAKDLKLHSKQLRRTLRFFEEEKLVTRDHRKETAKGAKVYNAAVAATADGHHNGREGDEKIKMHTHSYCCLDYAQIYDVVRYRLHRMRKKLKDELDNKNTVQEYVCPNCGKRYNALDALRLVSMLDEYFHCEICNGELVAESEKLTAQEMGDGDDNARRRRRDKLEDMLKKMETQLKPLMDQLNRVKDLPVPEFGNLQAWEARASAAARAANGDLNGNDPSKSGQGLGFGGTPMPFLGDTKVEVDFSGTEEKGENIKTESASKPMKVLPPWMIKQGMILTKEQRGEVKEEAKMDGSSAPAGSSDEKKSAAETDVKNIQDEYFKAYYAALLQRQHEQEAALREQGLPNSSISNGAADTSFERQVGMKSKRDDQDDGDDVEWEEAAPAGNTTSENFKVNDLNVQADASGDDDEDDGLDWEEG; encoded by the exons ACTGGTCAAGTTAGCTGCTAGGGCATTTTATGATGATATAACGACGAAAGGAGATAATCAGCCCAAGACCGGACGAAGTGACAATCGAGGAATTGCTGTTGTGGTTCTTGATGCTCTCAccag GCGGCAATGGGTACGGGAAGAGGATTTGGCAAAGGATCTGAAATTGCATTCCAAGCAACTTCGCCGGACTTTGCGGTTCTTTGAAGAAGAGAAGCTGGTTACACGGGATCATAGGAAAGAG ACAGCAAAAGGTGCTAAAGTTTACAATGCTGCTGTAGCTGCTACAGCTGATGGTCATCACAATGGGAGAGAAGGAGATGAAAAAATTAAGATGCATACCCACTCTTATTGCTGTCTGGACTATGCACAG ATATACGATGTTGTGAGGTACAGGTTACACCGCATGAGGAAAAAGTTAAAGGATGAGCTAGATAACAAGAATACTGTTCAGGAATACGTGTGTCCGAACTGTGGAAAAAG ATATAATGCTTTGGATGCCCTGCGGCTGGTTTCTATGCTTGATGAGTATTTCCACTGTGAAATTTGCAATGGAGAACTTGTGGCAGAGAGTGAAAAGTTAACTGCTCAAGAGATGGGAGATGGAGACGACAATGCAAGAAGGCGGCGACGTGATAAACTAGAGGACATGCTCAAAAAGATGGAG ACACAGCTGAAGCCATTGATGGATCAACTCAATAGAGTAAAAGATTTGCCAGTTCCTGAATTTGGTAATCTCCAAGCATGGGAAGCTCGAGCAAGTGCTGCTGCTCGGGCAGCAAATGGAGATCTTAATGGAAATGATCCCTCTAAATCTGGACAGGGACTTGGGTTTGGAGGAACGCCTATGCCATTTTTGGGTGACACAAAG GTTGAAGTTGATTTCTCTGGTActgaagaaaaaggagagaataTTAAAACTGAGAGTGCAAGTAAACCTATGAAAGTTTTGCCCCCATGGATGATTAAGCAAGGCATGATCCTTACAAAGGAGCAAAGAGGCGAGGTCAAGGAGGAGGCTAAGATGGATGGTTCTTCAGCACCTGCTGGATCATCTGATGAGAAGAAATCTGCAGCTGAAACAGACGTGAAGAATATACAg GACGAGTATTTCAAAGCATATTATGCTGCTTTACTCCAGCGTCAACATGAACAAGAAGCTGCCCTCAGGGAACAGGGATTGCCAAATTCTAGTATTTCCAATGGTGCTGCTGATACATCATTTGAAAGACAAGTTGGAATGAAATCTAAGCGTGATGATCAAGATGATGGAGACGACGTTGAATGGGAGGAGGCAGCTCCTGCAG GCAACACGACGAGCGAAAATTTCAAGGTTAATGACTTAAATGTCCAAGCGGATGCTTCAGGAGATGATGACGAAGACGATGGCTTGGATTGGGAGGAAGGCTGA
- the LOC140003933 gene encoding uncharacterized protein isoform X1 has translation MSVEPFNRLVKLAARAFYDDITTKGDNQPKTGRSDNRGIAVVVLDALTRRQWVREEDLAKDLKLHSKQLRRTLRFFEEEKLVTRDHRKETAKGAKVYNAAVAATADGHHNGREGDEKIKMHTHSYCCLDYAQIYDVVRYRLHRMRKKLKDELDNKNTVQEYVCPNCGKRYNALDALRLVSMLDEYFHCEICNGELVAESEKLTAQEMGDGDDNARRRRRDKLEDMLKKMETQLKPLMDQLNRVKDLPVPEFGNLQAWEARASAAARAANGDLNGNDPSKSGQGLGFGGTPMPFLGDTKVEVDFSGTEEKGENIKTESASKPMKVLPPWMIKQGMILTKEQRGEVKEEAKMDGSSAPAGSSDEKKSAAETDVKNIQDEYFKAYYAALLQRQHEQEAALREQGLPNSSISNGAADTSFERQVGMKSKRDDQDDGDDVEWEEAAPADLIKLFNGKRTQVFLCEIILYQKKSCKGFHILLFLAISSPF, from the exons ACTGGTCAAGTTAGCTGCTAGGGCATTTTATGATGATATAACGACGAAAGGAGATAATCAGCCCAAGACCGGACGAAGTGACAATCGAGGAATTGCTGTTGTGGTTCTTGATGCTCTCAccag GCGGCAATGGGTACGGGAAGAGGATTTGGCAAAGGATCTGAAATTGCATTCCAAGCAACTTCGCCGGACTTTGCGGTTCTTTGAAGAAGAGAAGCTGGTTACACGGGATCATAGGAAAGAG ACAGCAAAAGGTGCTAAAGTTTACAATGCTGCTGTAGCTGCTACAGCTGATGGTCATCACAATGGGAGAGAAGGAGATGAAAAAATTAAGATGCATACCCACTCTTATTGCTGTCTGGACTATGCACAG ATATACGATGTTGTGAGGTACAGGTTACACCGCATGAGGAAAAAGTTAAAGGATGAGCTAGATAACAAGAATACTGTTCAGGAATACGTGTGTCCGAACTGTGGAAAAAG ATATAATGCTTTGGATGCCCTGCGGCTGGTTTCTATGCTTGATGAGTATTTCCACTGTGAAATTTGCAATGGAGAACTTGTGGCAGAGAGTGAAAAGTTAACTGCTCAAGAGATGGGAGATGGAGACGACAATGCAAGAAGGCGGCGACGTGATAAACTAGAGGACATGCTCAAAAAGATGGAG ACACAGCTGAAGCCATTGATGGATCAACTCAATAGAGTAAAAGATTTGCCAGTTCCTGAATTTGGTAATCTCCAAGCATGGGAAGCTCGAGCAAGTGCTGCTGCTCGGGCAGCAAATGGAGATCTTAATGGAAATGATCCCTCTAAATCTGGACAGGGACTTGGGTTTGGAGGAACGCCTATGCCATTTTTGGGTGACACAAAG GTTGAAGTTGATTTCTCTGGTActgaagaaaaaggagagaataTTAAAACTGAGAGTGCAAGTAAACCTATGAAAGTTTTGCCCCCATGGATGATTAAGCAAGGCATGATCCTTACAAAGGAGCAAAGAGGCGAGGTCAAGGAGGAGGCTAAGATGGATGGTTCTTCAGCACCTGCTGGATCATCTGATGAGAAGAAATCTGCAGCTGAAACAGACGTGAAGAATATACAg GACGAGTATTTCAAAGCATATTATGCTGCTTTACTCCAGCGTCAACATGAACAAGAAGCTGCCCTCAGGGAACAGGGATTGCCAAATTCTAGTATTTCCAATGGTGCTGCTGATACATCATTTGAAAGACAAGTTGGAATGAAATCTAAGCGTGATGATCAAGATGATGGAGACGACGTTGAATGGGAGGAGGCAGCTCCTGCAG ATCTGATTAAGTTATTCAATGGGAAGAGAACACAAGTCTTCCTGTGTGAGATTATTTTGTACCAGAAAAAGTCGTGCAAAGGCTTTCATATCCTGCTCTTTTTAGCCATTTCCTCTCCTTTCTAA